A window of the Palleronia sp. LCG004 genome harbors these coding sequences:
- a CDS encoding tripartite tricarboxylate transporter TctB family protein, producing the protein MSTRLSIFVIVTFFVGLGFLWQAAQFPASHEVSTLVGPRTWPFGVLVLLLGLVVVMALLLWTRGAEQFTGPDEVSGSEPDAAVQRDHLSGRRWPHLMIFGLALGYSLIMALTGYLLATAIFAATATVVLGERRPLRVVLNTVIAVAIVALVFDRLLNIPLP; encoded by the coding sequence TTGTCGACTCGTCTCTCCATCTTCGTGATCGTCACGTTTTTCGTCGGCCTCGGCTTTCTCTGGCAGGCGGCGCAGTTCCCGGCGAGCCATGAGGTATCTACCCTCGTCGGGCCGCGGACCTGGCCGTTCGGCGTGCTGGTGCTGCTGCTCGGGCTGGTCGTCGTCATGGCGCTGCTGCTCTGGACCCGGGGGGCTGAGCAGTTCACCGGCCCCGACGAGGTTTCGGGCAGCGAACCCGACGCCGCCGTCCAGCGGGACCACCTCTCGGGCAGGCGCTGGCCCCACCTGATGATCTTCGGGCTGGCGCTCGGCTACTCGCTGATCATGGCGCTGACCGGCTACCTCCTGGCGACCGCCATCTTTGCCGCGACCGCGACCGTCGTGCTCGGCGAGCGCCGGCCCCTGCGGGTGGTGCTCAACACCGTGATAGCCGTCGCCATCGTCGCCCTTGTCTTCGATCGGCTTCTCAACATTCCGCTGCCCTGA